A genome region from Salvia splendens isolate huo1 chromosome 19, SspV2, whole genome shotgun sequence includes the following:
- the LOC121779838 gene encoding probable L-ascorbate peroxidase 6, chloroplastic/mitochondrial isoform X1 has translation MASLSAATATAAAAATRLLPSASTSAARLSYRPSVSLGSLRSSPLLSRIFLPQKSTARRLSTGRIGYSTASPPKCAASDPDQLKSAREDIKELLKTKFCHPILVRLGWHDAGTYNKNIEEWPQRGGANGSLRFEIELKHGANAGLVNALKLLQPIKDKYSNVTYADLFQLASATAIEEAGGPKIPMKYGRVDVSRPEQCPEEGRLPDAGPPSPASHLRDVFYRMSLNDKEIVALSGAHTLGRSRPDRSGWGKPETKYTKDGPGAPGGQSWTAQWLQFDNSYFKDIKERRDEDLLVLPTDAVLFEDPSFKEYSEKYAADQDAFFKDYAEAHAKLSNLGAKFDPAEGFSLDDSPAKGQPEKFVAAKYSTGKRELSDAMKQKIRAEYEGFGGSPDKPLQSNYFLNIMIVVAVLALLSSLIVN, from the exons ATGGCTTCTCTctccgccgccaccgccaccgccgccgccgccgctactCGCCTTCTTCCTTCAGCCTCCACCTCCGCTGCCAGGCTCTCGTACCGCCCCTCCGTCTCTCTCGGTTCCCTCAGATCGTCGCCTCTCCTCTCGCGCATTTTCCTTCCTCAG AAGAGCACCGCGCGGCGGTTATCGACTGGCAGAATTGGCTATTCGACTGCGTCGCCGCCGAAATGCGCGGCGTCAGACCCCGATCAGCTGAAGAGTGCGCGTGAGGATATCAAAGAGCTTCTGAAGACTAAGTTCTGTCATCCTATACTG GTACGGCTAGGTTGGCATGATGCTGGTACATATAACAAGAACATTGAGGAGTGGCCGCAAAGGGGTGGTGCTAATGGAAGTTTAAGATTTGAAATAGAACTGAAACATGGAGCAAATGCTG GTCTTGTCAATGCTCTTAAGCTTCTTCAGCCCATCAAGGACAAGTATTCCAATGTGACATATGCAGACTTATTTCAATTGGCTAGTGCTACTGCTATAGAG GAAGCTGGGGGACCCAAGATTCCTATGAAGTATGGAAGAGTAGATGTATCCAGACCTGAACAATGCCCTGAAGAAGGAAGGCTCCCTG ATGCTGGCCCACCTTCCCCTGCTTCACATTTACGTGATGTCTTCTACAGAATGAGCTTGAATGATAAG GAAATAGTTGCTCTTTCCGGTGCACACACTCTTGGAAGATCACGGCCTGATCGCAGTGGATGGGGTAAACCAGAGACCAAATACACG AAAGACGGACCAGGGGCCCCTGGAGGACAATCATGGACAGCACAGTGGCTACAATTTGATAATTCCTACTTCAAG GATATTAAAGAAAGAAGAGATGAGGATCTGCTAGTTCTACCTACTGATGCAGTCCTATTTGAAGATCCTTCATTCAAG GAATATTCGGAGAAGTATGCTGCAGACCAAGATGCATTTTTTAAAGATTATGCTGAGGCCCATGCGAAGCTGAGCAATCTTGGAGCTAAATTTGACCCAGCTGAG GGGTTCTCGCTAGATGACAGTCCTGCAAAAGGTCAGCCAGAGAAATTTGTAGCAGCCAAGTACTCAACGGGAAAG AGAGAACTCTCGGATGCTATGAAACAAAAGATTAGAGCGGAGTACGAAGGCTTTGGAGGGTCTCCAGATAAGCCTCTCCAATCAAACTATTTCCTTAATATCATGATTGTGGTTGCTGTTTTGGCATTGCTTTCATCTTTGATTGTGAACTGA
- the LOC121779838 gene encoding probable L-ascorbate peroxidase 6, chloroplastic/mitochondrial isoform X2, with amino-acid sequence MASLSAATATAAAAATRLLPSASTSAARLSYRPSVSLGSLRSSPLLSRIFLPQSTARRLSTGRIGYSTASPPKCAASDPDQLKSAREDIKELLKTKFCHPILVRLGWHDAGTYNKNIEEWPQRGGANGSLRFEIELKHGANAGLVNALKLLQPIKDKYSNVTYADLFQLASATAIEEAGGPKIPMKYGRVDVSRPEQCPEEGRLPDAGPPSPASHLRDVFYRMSLNDKEIVALSGAHTLGRSRPDRSGWGKPETKYTKDGPGAPGGQSWTAQWLQFDNSYFKDIKERRDEDLLVLPTDAVLFEDPSFKEYSEKYAADQDAFFKDYAEAHAKLSNLGAKFDPAEGFSLDDSPAKGQPEKFVAAKYSTGKRELSDAMKQKIRAEYEGFGGSPDKPLQSNYFLNIMIVVAVLALLSSLIVN; translated from the exons ATGGCTTCTCTctccgccgccaccgccaccgccgccgccgccgctactCGCCTTCTTCCTTCAGCCTCCACCTCCGCTGCCAGGCTCTCGTACCGCCCCTCCGTCTCTCTCGGTTCCCTCAGATCGTCGCCTCTCCTCTCGCGCATTTTCCTTCCTCAG AGCACCGCGCGGCGGTTATCGACTGGCAGAATTGGCTATTCGACTGCGTCGCCGCCGAAATGCGCGGCGTCAGACCCCGATCAGCTGAAGAGTGCGCGTGAGGATATCAAAGAGCTTCTGAAGACTAAGTTCTGTCATCCTATACTG GTACGGCTAGGTTGGCATGATGCTGGTACATATAACAAGAACATTGAGGAGTGGCCGCAAAGGGGTGGTGCTAATGGAAGTTTAAGATTTGAAATAGAACTGAAACATGGAGCAAATGCTG GTCTTGTCAATGCTCTTAAGCTTCTTCAGCCCATCAAGGACAAGTATTCCAATGTGACATATGCAGACTTATTTCAATTGGCTAGTGCTACTGCTATAGAG GAAGCTGGGGGACCCAAGATTCCTATGAAGTATGGAAGAGTAGATGTATCCAGACCTGAACAATGCCCTGAAGAAGGAAGGCTCCCTG ATGCTGGCCCACCTTCCCCTGCTTCACATTTACGTGATGTCTTCTACAGAATGAGCTTGAATGATAAG GAAATAGTTGCTCTTTCCGGTGCACACACTCTTGGAAGATCACGGCCTGATCGCAGTGGATGGGGTAAACCAGAGACCAAATACACG AAAGACGGACCAGGGGCCCCTGGAGGACAATCATGGACAGCACAGTGGCTACAATTTGATAATTCCTACTTCAAG GATATTAAAGAAAGAAGAGATGAGGATCTGCTAGTTCTACCTACTGATGCAGTCCTATTTGAAGATCCTTCATTCAAG GAATATTCGGAGAAGTATGCTGCAGACCAAGATGCATTTTTTAAAGATTATGCTGAGGCCCATGCGAAGCTGAGCAATCTTGGAGCTAAATTTGACCCAGCTGAG GGGTTCTCGCTAGATGACAGTCCTGCAAAAGGTCAGCCAGAGAAATTTGTAGCAGCCAAGTACTCAACGGGAAAG AGAGAACTCTCGGATGCTATGAAACAAAAGATTAGAGCGGAGTACGAAGGCTTTGGAGGGTCTCCAGATAAGCCTCTCCAATCAAACTATTTCCTTAATATCATGATTGTGGTTGCTGTTTTGGCATTGCTTTCATCTTTGATTGTGAACTGA
- the LOC121779838 gene encoding probable L-ascorbate peroxidase 6, chloroplastic/mitochondrial isoform X3 → MASLSAATATAAAAATRLLPSASTSAARLSYRPSVSLGSLRSSPLLSRIFLPQKSTARRLSTGRIGYSTASPPKCAASDPDQLKSAREDIKELLKTKFCHPILVRLGWHDAGTYNKNIEEWPQRGGANGSLRFEIELKHGANAGLVNALKLLQPIKDKYSNVTYADLFQLASATAIEEAGGPKIPMKYGRVDVSRPEQCPEEGRLPDAGPPSPASHLRDVFYRMSLNDKEIVALSGAHTLGRSRPDRSGWGKPETKYTKDGPGAPGGQSWTAQWLQFDNSYFKDIKERRDEDLLVLPTDAVLFEDPSFKEYSEKYAADQDAFFKDYAEAHAKLSNLGAKFDPAEGFSLDDSPAKGQPEKFVAAKYSTGKD, encoded by the exons ATGGCTTCTCTctccgccgccaccgccaccgccgccgccgccgctactCGCCTTCTTCCTTCAGCCTCCACCTCCGCTGCCAGGCTCTCGTACCGCCCCTCCGTCTCTCTCGGTTCCCTCAGATCGTCGCCTCTCCTCTCGCGCATTTTCCTTCCTCAG AAGAGCACCGCGCGGCGGTTATCGACTGGCAGAATTGGCTATTCGACTGCGTCGCCGCCGAAATGCGCGGCGTCAGACCCCGATCAGCTGAAGAGTGCGCGTGAGGATATCAAAGAGCTTCTGAAGACTAAGTTCTGTCATCCTATACTG GTACGGCTAGGTTGGCATGATGCTGGTACATATAACAAGAACATTGAGGAGTGGCCGCAAAGGGGTGGTGCTAATGGAAGTTTAAGATTTGAAATAGAACTGAAACATGGAGCAAATGCTG GTCTTGTCAATGCTCTTAAGCTTCTTCAGCCCATCAAGGACAAGTATTCCAATGTGACATATGCAGACTTATTTCAATTGGCTAGTGCTACTGCTATAGAG GAAGCTGGGGGACCCAAGATTCCTATGAAGTATGGAAGAGTAGATGTATCCAGACCTGAACAATGCCCTGAAGAAGGAAGGCTCCCTG ATGCTGGCCCACCTTCCCCTGCTTCACATTTACGTGATGTCTTCTACAGAATGAGCTTGAATGATAAG GAAATAGTTGCTCTTTCCGGTGCACACACTCTTGGAAGATCACGGCCTGATCGCAGTGGATGGGGTAAACCAGAGACCAAATACACG AAAGACGGACCAGGGGCCCCTGGAGGACAATCATGGACAGCACAGTGGCTACAATTTGATAATTCCTACTTCAAG GATATTAAAGAAAGAAGAGATGAGGATCTGCTAGTTCTACCTACTGATGCAGTCCTATTTGAAGATCCTTCATTCAAG GAATATTCGGAGAAGTATGCTGCAGACCAAGATGCATTTTTTAAAGATTATGCTGAGGCCCATGCGAAGCTGAGCAATCTTGGAGCTAAATTTGACCCAGCTGAG GGGTTCTCGCTAGATGACAGTCCTGCAAAAGGTCAGCCAGAGAAATTTGTAGCAGCCAAGTACTCAACGGGAAAG GACTAA